One Lysobacter enzymogenes DNA segment encodes these proteins:
- the ligA gene encoding NAD-dependent DNA ligase LigA, giving the protein MTPNNTADQAAQRAAELRAQLEDANYRYYVLDDPTLADADYDRLLRELEALEAAHPALASADSPTQRVGSSPSGQFAQVRHAVPMLSLGNAFSDEEVADFVRRIAERLDRDDPEFSVEPKLDGLAISLRYENGAFVQGATRGDGATGEDVTANLRTVKAIPMKLRGGDWPALLEVRGEVYMPLAAFKAYNEKAIAEGGKILANPRNGAAGSLRQLDPRITAQRPLAFYAYAVGVVAEDYALPASHSATLKRLREWGFPVSAESGVVAGTDGLLGYYRQMGAKRDSLPFDIDGVVYKLDDYAGQREMGFVSRAPRWAIAHKFPAQEQTTVLEGIDIQIGRTGAATPVARLKPVQVAGVVVTNATLHNADQIARLDVRIGDTVIVRRAGDVIPEVARVVPEYRAPDAPQWRMPEHCPVCGSEILREEDGVVWRCSGGLTCAAQRKQAVGHFASRRAMDIEGLGDRYIEDLSDLGYVQSVADLYKLELDDLLEMKRRADERDGTTPETVKAGKVATKWAENLIEAIDRSRDTTLERFLFALGIQHVGESTAKALSAWLGDLALIRRLPWPVFKRLPDVGGEVARALGHFFDQPGNQQVIDDLLARGVRAGEPHPPSAKLRDGLNLATLLVDMEIPKVTRIRADQLAAAFGDAQKLLDAPEHAYVTAGLPAESAQALASWLSVDENAQLLSRVGEALARLDALTPAASAAPAAGGPLDGKTAVLTGGLDAMSRDEAKERLEKLGAKVSGSVSKKTGFVVAGSDAGSKLAKAQELGVEVWDEAKLLAFLAEHE; this is encoded by the coding sequence GTGACCCCGAACAACACCGCGGACCAAGCCGCGCAGCGCGCCGCCGAACTGCGCGCCCAACTCGAAGACGCCAACTACCGCTACTACGTCCTCGACGACCCGACCCTGGCCGATGCCGACTACGACCGCCTGCTGCGCGAACTCGAGGCGCTGGAGGCCGCGCATCCGGCGCTGGCCTCGGCCGATTCGCCGACCCAGCGCGTGGGCAGCTCGCCCTCGGGCCAGTTCGCGCAGGTCCGCCACGCGGTGCCGATGCTGTCGCTGGGCAACGCCTTCAGCGACGAGGAGGTCGCCGACTTCGTGCGCCGGATCGCCGAGCGGCTGGACCGCGACGATCCCGAGTTCTCGGTCGAACCCAAGCTCGACGGCCTGGCGATCAGCCTGCGCTACGAGAACGGCGCCTTCGTCCAGGGCGCGACCCGCGGCGACGGCGCCACCGGAGAGGACGTCACCGCCAACCTGCGCACGGTCAAGGCCATTCCGATGAAGCTGCGCGGCGGCGACTGGCCGGCGCTGCTGGAAGTGCGCGGCGAGGTGTACATGCCGCTGGCCGCGTTCAAGGCCTACAACGAGAAGGCCATCGCCGAGGGCGGCAAGATCCTGGCCAATCCGCGCAACGGCGCGGCCGGCTCGCTGCGCCAGCTCGATCCGCGCATCACCGCGCAGCGGCCGTTGGCGTTCTACGCCTACGCCGTCGGCGTGGTCGCCGAGGATTACGCGTTGCCGGCCAGCCACTCGGCCACGCTGAAGCGACTGCGCGAGTGGGGCTTCCCGGTCAGCGCCGAAAGCGGCGTGGTCGCCGGCACCGACGGCCTGCTCGGCTACTACCGGCAGATGGGCGCCAAGCGCGATTCGCTGCCGTTCGACATCGACGGCGTGGTCTACAAGCTCGACGATTATGCCGGCCAGCGCGAGATGGGCTTCGTCTCGCGCGCGCCGCGTTGGGCGATCGCGCACAAGTTCCCGGCCCAGGAGCAGACCACGGTGCTGGAAGGCATCGACATCCAGATCGGCCGCACCGGCGCGGCCACGCCGGTGGCGCGGCTCAAGCCGGTGCAGGTGGCCGGCGTGGTGGTCACCAACGCGACCCTGCACAACGCCGACCAGATCGCGCGCCTGGACGTGCGCATCGGCGATACGGTGATCGTGCGCCGCGCCGGCGACGTGATTCCCGAAGTGGCGCGGGTGGTGCCCGAGTACCGCGCGCCCGACGCGCCGCAGTGGCGCATGCCCGAGCACTGCCCGGTATGCGGCTCGGAGATCCTGCGCGAAGAGGACGGGGTGGTGTGGCGCTGCTCCGGCGGCCTCACCTGCGCCGCGCAGCGCAAGCAGGCCGTCGGCCACTTCGCTTCGCGCCGGGCGATGGACATCGAAGGCCTGGGCGATCGCTACATCGAGGACCTGTCGGACCTGGGCTATGTGCAGTCGGTCGCCGACCTGTACAAGCTCGAACTCGACGATCTGCTGGAAATGAAGCGCCGCGCCGACGAGCGCGACGGCACCACCCCCGAAACGGTCAAGGCCGGCAAGGTCGCGACCAAATGGGCCGAGAACCTGATCGAGGCCATCGACCGCAGCCGCGACACCACGCTGGAGCGGTTCCTGTTCGCGCTCGGCATCCAGCACGTCGGCGAAAGCACGGCCAAGGCGCTGTCGGCGTGGCTGGGCGACCTGGCGCTGATCCGGCGCCTGCCGTGGCCGGTGTTCAAGCGCCTGCCCGATGTCGGCGGCGAAGTCGCGCGCGCGCTCGGCCATTTCTTCGACCAGCCGGGCAACCAGCAGGTGATCGACGACCTGCTCGCGCGCGGCGTGCGCGCCGGCGAGCCGCATCCGCCGTCGGCCAAGCTGCGCGACGGCCTCAACTTGGCGACGCTGCTGGTCGACATGGAGATTCCCAAGGTCACCAGGATCCGCGCCGACCAACTCGCCGCCGCGTTCGGCGACGCGCAGAAACTGCTCGACGCGCCGGAGCATGCCTACGTCACCGCGGGCCTGCCGGCGGAAAGCGCGCAGGCGCTGGCCTCGTGGTTGAGCGTGGACGAGAACGCGCAGCTGCTGTCCCGGGTCGGCGAGGCGCTGGCGCGGCTGGACGCGCTGACGCCGGCGGCGTCGGCCGCGCCCGCGGCGGGCGGGCCGCTGGACGGCAAGACCGCGGTGCTGACCGGCGGCCTGGACGCGATGAGCCGCGACGAAGCCAAGGAACGCCTGGAAAAGCTCGGCGCCAAGGTCTCCGGCAGCGTGTCCAAGAAGACCGGTTTCGTCGTCGCCGGCAGCGATGCCGGTTCCAAGCTGGCCAAGGCGCAGGAACTCGGCGTCGAGGTGTGGGACGAGGCGAAGCTGCTGGCGTTCCTGGCCGAACACGAATGA
- a CDS encoding DUF3011 domain-containing protein, with translation MGSLKAAIRLCALTAAAGASAAFAVPATAEPAGERLYGGNLLRCASEGEETVRCPADTRGGVRLVRRTSGKPCVEGTSWGADRGGVWVAQGCAADFLLGRGGSGADSTRGARVIKCESLGGRWNHCPARSEDGVALAQQLSKQPCLRNQTWGTDRSGVWVAGGCRGEFRLLGAQPEDQPAAAAATDDGRKLIKCESLDRRARRCDGDTGSGVRMVKQLSKTECVEGRSWGFDAHGVWVEGGCRAEFELDYRGNGGG, from the coding sequence ATGGGTAGTCTGAAAGCCGCGATTCGCCTGTGCGCGTTGACCGCTGCGGCGGGCGCCAGCGCGGCCTTCGCGGTGCCGGCAACGGCCGAGCCCGCGGGCGAGCGGCTGTACGGCGGCAACCTGTTGCGTTGCGCTTCCGAAGGCGAGGAGACCGTGCGTTGCCCGGCCGATACCCGCGGCGGCGTGCGCCTGGTCCGGCGCACTTCGGGCAAGCCTTGCGTGGAAGGCACCAGCTGGGGCGCCGATCGCGGCGGCGTGTGGGTGGCGCAAGGTTGCGCGGCCGATTTCCTGCTCGGTCGCGGCGGCAGCGGCGCCGACAGCACCCGCGGCGCGCGCGTGATCAAGTGTGAGTCGCTCGGCGGGCGCTGGAACCATTGCCCGGCGCGTAGCGAGGACGGCGTGGCCCTGGCCCAGCAACTGTCCAAGCAACCCTGCCTGCGCAACCAGACCTGGGGCACCGACCGCAGCGGCGTGTGGGTCGCCGGCGGTTGCCGCGGCGAATTCCGCCTGCTCGGCGCGCAGCCCGAGGACCAACCCGCGGCGGCGGCGGCGACCGATGACGGCCGCAAGCTGATCAAGTGCGAATCCCTCGACCGCCGCGCGCGCCGCTGCGATGGCGACACCGGCTCGGGTGTGCGCATGGTCAAGCAATTGTCCAAGACCGAATGCGTGGAAGGCCGCAGCTGGGGCTTCGATGCGCATGGCGTGTGGGTCGAAGGCGGTTGCCGCGCCGAGTTCGAGCTGGACTATCGCGGCAACGGCGGCGGCTGA
- the zipA gene encoding cell division protein ZipA, with translation MSDVTLMRIGILIAGLILIVAIVFFGRPRKSGQGKRIAREDEARGGERKPAARQEPSLGEQIENELGAGGQPVGEATSQAELELFDRTLEGGANAATSELGRRVSDEFDKIVTLYLAARAGQKLHGPDIVVAAEKAGLVYGHMGVYHRLVEGHPERGPVFSVANIMKPGSFDMAQIQALETPAIAFFLTLPAPVPALDAWETMLPTAQRMAELLDAVVLDEQRNALGRQRIAHLRDELRAYDRQREAPPLSKPTRW, from the coding sequence ATGTCCGACGTGACCCTGATGAGGATCGGCATCCTGATCGCCGGCCTGATCCTGATCGTCGCGATCGTGTTCTTCGGCCGACCGCGCAAGAGCGGCCAGGGCAAGCGCATCGCCCGCGAGGACGAGGCGCGCGGCGGCGAACGCAAGCCGGCGGCGCGCCAGGAGCCGAGCCTGGGCGAGCAGATCGAGAACGAACTGGGCGCGGGCGGCCAGCCGGTCGGCGAGGCCACCAGCCAGGCCGAACTGGAGCTGTTCGACCGCACCCTGGAAGGCGGCGCCAACGCCGCAACCAGCGAACTGGGCCGGCGCGTCAGCGACGAGTTCGACAAGATCGTGACCCTGTACCTGGCCGCGCGCGCGGGCCAGAAGCTGCACGGTCCGGACATCGTGGTCGCGGCCGAGAAGGCCGGCCTGGTCTACGGCCACATGGGCGTCTACCACCGTCTGGTCGAGGGCCATCCCGAGCGCGGCCCGGTGTTCAGCGTGGCCAACATCATGAAGCCCGGCAGCTTCGACATGGCCCAGATCCAGGCGCTGGAGACCCCGGCGATCGCGTTCTTCCTGACCCTGCCGGCGCCGGTGCCGGCGCTCGACGCCTGGGAAACCATGCTGCCGACCGCCCAGCGCATGGCCGAACTGCTCGACGCGGTGGTCCTGGACGAACAGCGCAACGCCCTGGGCCGCCAGCGCATCGCCCACTTGCGCGACGAGTTGCGCGCCTACGACCGCCAGCGCGAAGCGCCGCCGCTGAGCAAGCCGACGCGTTGGTGA
- the mtnA gene encoding S-methyl-5-thioribose-1-phosphate isomerase: MNDAIDFDRYDRIRPIRWTGQALELLDQRKLPFAVEYVSCADSDEVAAAIHALTVRGAPAIGIAAAWGAVLAARAVEAADGAQALAAIEPALQRLNAARPTAVNLAWALARMRRALDGTGADWREVLEREAQAIAEEDLAANRRMGALGAALIEPGRGVLTHCNTGSLATAGFGTALGVIRAGVAQGRIERVFAGETRPWLQGARLTVWELEQDGIDPTLIADSAASHLMKSGQVGWVIVGADRICANGDTANKIGTYQLAIAARHHGVKFMVVAPSSTVDMDTASGELIEIEERDPGELFAVGGARTAAERVGAWNPVFDVTPHELIDAIVTERGVIERPDAAAMREAFSAG, encoded by the coding sequence ATGAACGACGCCATCGATTTCGACCGCTACGACCGCATCCGCCCGATCCGCTGGACCGGGCAGGCCCTGGAGTTGCTCGACCAGCGCAAGCTGCCGTTCGCGGTGGAGTACGTGAGCTGCGCCGACAGCGACGAAGTCGCCGCGGCGATCCACGCGCTGACCGTGCGCGGCGCCCCGGCGATCGGCATCGCCGCGGCCTGGGGCGCGGTGCTGGCCGCGCGCGCGGTCGAGGCGGCCGACGGCGCGCAGGCGCTGGCGGCGATCGAGCCGGCGTTGCAGCGGCTCAACGCCGCGCGCCCGACCGCGGTCAACCTGGCCTGGGCGCTGGCGCGCATGCGCCGCGCGCTGGACGGGACCGGCGCCGATTGGCGCGAGGTGCTGGAACGCGAGGCCCAGGCCATCGCCGAGGAAGACCTGGCCGCCAACCGCCGCATGGGCGCGCTCGGCGCGGCCCTGATCGAACCCGGCCGCGGCGTGCTGACCCACTGCAACACCGGCTCGCTGGCCACCGCCGGCTTCGGCACCGCGCTCGGCGTGATCCGCGCCGGCGTCGCCCAGGGCCGGATCGAGCGCGTGTTCGCCGGCGAGACCCGGCCGTGGCTGCAGGGCGCGCGCCTGACCGTGTGGGAACTGGAGCAGGACGGCATCGACCCGACCCTGATCGCCGATTCGGCCGCCTCGCACCTGATGAAGAGCGGGCAGGTGGGCTGGGTGATCGTCGGCGCCGACCGCATCTGCGCCAACGGCGACACCGCCAACAAGATCGGCACTTACCAGCTCGCCATCGCCGCGCGCCACCACGGGGTCAAGTTCATGGTGGTGGCGCCGTCCTCGACCGTGGACATGGACACCGCGTCCGGCGAGCTGATCGAGATCGAGGAACGCGACCCGGGCGAACTGTTCGCCGTCGGCGGCGCGCGCACCGCGGCCGAGCGGGTCGGGGCCTGGAATCCGGTGTTCGACGTGACCCCGCACGAATTGATCGACGCCATCGTCACCGAGCGCGGGGTGATCGAACGCCCGGATGCGGCGGCGATGCGCGAGGCGTTTTCCGCCGGCTGA
- a CDS encoding DUF3011 domain-containing protein, with the protein MSARMLSTAGLTLALGLGAAGAAQAAPQYNDYGGDGGSIRCESDSGRYRRCNADTRGGVRLSRQLSSSSCIQGRSWGYDRNGVWVSEGCRAEFDLGRGGGWGGGNNGGWNGGSGGDVVRCESDGGRMRTCPINGNRARLQRQLSSSSCIEGQSWGSRQGEVWVSNGCRAEFVAGRGGWGGGNGNGGWNGNNGGGWGRGQEISCDSNNNRQQRCNVTIRRDARLIRQSSGSPCIEGQTWGWDRNGVWVSNGCRGRFQVN; encoded by the coding sequence ATGTCCGCACGCATGCTTTCCACCGCCGGCCTGACCCTCGCCCTCGGCCTGGGCGCCGCGGGCGCTGCCCAGGCCGCGCCGCAATACAACGACTACGGTGGCGACGGCGGTTCGATCCGCTGCGAATCCGACAGCGGCCGCTACCGCCGCTGCAACGCCGACACCCGCGGCGGCGTGCGCCTGTCGCGCCAGCTGTCGAGCTCCTCGTGCATCCAGGGCCGCAGCTGGGGTTACGACCGCAACGGCGTGTGGGTGTCCGAGGGCTGCCGCGCCGAGTTCGATCTGGGCCGCGGCGGCGGTTGGGGCGGCGGCAACAACGGCGGTTGGAACGGCGGCAGCGGCGGCGACGTGGTGCGCTGCGAATCCGACGGCGGCCGCATGCGCACCTGCCCGATCAACGGCAACCGCGCGCGCCTGCAGCGCCAGCTGTCGAGCTCCTCGTGCATCGAGGGCCAGAGCTGGGGCTCGCGCCAGGGCGAGGTGTGGGTCAGCAACGGCTGTCGCGCCGAGTTCGTGGCCGGCCGCGGCGGCTGGGGCGGCGGCAACGGCAACGGCGGCTGGAACGGCAACAACGGCGGCGGCTGGGGTCGCGGCCAGGAAATCAGCTGCGATTCCAACAACAACCGCCAGCAGCGCTGCAACGTGACCATCCGTCGCGATGCGCGACTGATCCGCCAGAGCTCGGGTTCGCCGTGCATCGAGGGCCAGACCTGGGGCTGGGACCGCAACGGCGTGTGGGTGTCCAACGGTTGCCGCGGGCGGTTCCAGGTCAACTGA
- the epmA gene encoding EF-P lysine aminoacylase EpmA, translated as MSAATADAGWRPSAGFEALRLRARLNASVRAFFAERGATEVETPVLSRAGNTDPNIASFALEFSGRTDGAPRTRWLRTSPEFPLKRLLAAGFGDCYELGRVFRDGEAGGRHNPEFTMLEWYRLGWDHRRLIGETAALVRAALALVGREASLREVAYRELYRERLGLDPFTADEAQLRAALGDVVIDPDGLNRDDWLDLLMTHRLQPQFGRDEMLAVRDYPASQCALARVREDADGFAVAERFELYLGSLELANGYHELADAAEQGARFDRDRGVRAQRGAASPPRDEALLAALASGFPDCAGVALGMDRLLMAMLDTAHIADVLAFDFTLA; from the coding sequence ATGAGCGCGGCGACGGCGGATGCGGGCTGGCGGCCGTCGGCCGGATTCGAGGCGCTGCGCCTGCGCGCGCGCCTGAACGCATCGGTGCGCGCGTTCTTCGCCGAGCGCGGCGCGACCGAAGTGGAAACCCCGGTGCTGTCGCGCGCCGGCAACACCGACCCGAACATCGCTTCGTTCGCGCTGGAATTCAGCGGCCGCACCGACGGCGCGCCGCGCACGCGCTGGCTGCGCACCTCGCCGGAGTTCCCGCTCAAGCGCCTGCTCGCCGCCGGTTTCGGCGATTGCTACGAACTCGGCCGGGTGTTCCGCGACGGCGAGGCCGGCGGCCGCCACAACCCCGAATTCACCATGCTCGAATGGTATCGGCTCGGCTGGGACCATCGCCGCCTGATCGGCGAAACCGCCGCGCTGGTGCGCGCGGCGCTGGCCCTGGTCGGGCGCGAGGCGTCGCTGCGCGAGGTCGCTTATCGCGAGTTGTATCGCGAGCGCCTCGGTTTGGATCCGTTCACCGCCGACGAGGCGCAACTGCGCGCCGCGCTCGGCGACGTGGTGATCGATCCGGACGGGTTGAACCGCGACGACTGGCTCGACCTGTTGATGACCCATCGCCTGCAGCCGCAGTTCGGCCGCGACGAGATGTTGGCCGTGCGCGATTACCCGGCCTCGCAATGCGCGTTGGCGCGGGTGCGCGAGGACGCCGACGGCTTCGCCGTGGCCGAGCGCTTCGAGTTGTACCTGGGATCGCTGGAGTTGGCCAACGGCTATCACGAGTTGGCCGATGCGGCCGAGCAGGGCGCGCGTTTCGATCGCGATCGCGGCGTACGCGCGCAGCGCGGCGCCGCGTCGCCGCCGCGCGACGAGGCCTTGCTGGCGGCGCTCGCGTCCGGTTTTCCCGATTGCGCCGGCGTCGCCCTGGGCATGGATCGGTTGCTGATGGCGATGCTCGATACCGCGCACATCGCCGACGTGCTGGCGTTCGACTTCACGCTCGCTTGA